A stretch of the Polaribacter pacificus genome encodes the following:
- the rpsS gene encoding 30S ribosomal protein S19, producing MARSLKKGPYVFHKLEKKVLANVATDSKSVIKTWSRATMITPDFVGQTIAVHNGRQFVPVYVTENMVGHKLGEFSPTRSFRGHGGTKNKGKK from the coding sequence ATGGCACGTTCATTAAAGAAAGGACCTTACGTATTTCACAAGTTAGAGAAAAAAGTGTTAGCTAACGTAGCGACAGATAGTAAATCTGTCATCAAAACTTGGTCAAGAGCAACTATGATTACTCCTGATTTCGTTGGACAAACAATTGCTGTTCATAACGGACGCCAATTTGTACCTGTATACGTAACAGAAAACATGGTAGGTCATAAATTAGGCGAATTTTCACCAACACGTTCATTTAGAGGACACGGTGGGACAAAAAATAAAGGAAAAAAATAG